One Saccharopolyspora erythraea NRRL 2338 genomic region harbors:
- a CDS encoding Nramp family divalent metal transporter: protein MAANASSGDNAVPEAGNGVPEPTWKARLKQVGPGVMAAATGVGAGDLVATMVAGARYGYALFWAVVLGTAFKLALGEAVGRWHLGSNRTMLSGWRTLGRWATGYFGVYIVVWGFIYGATAMSASALPLNAMFPVLPVGGWAVVCGLAGLGLVWFGRYALLEKVMTVLVGVMFVTVVGTALMVGPNLLELTKGLAPTLPEGSVAYVLGLMGGVGGTITLAAYGYWTFAKGWRSPKWIPFMRTDNAVGYITTGIFVVAMLVVGSEILLGQELTESDKGLLTLGERLAVDYGQWARIPFLVGFFAVAFTSVIGVWNGVSLLFADWWRTWRMPKEAPEETAETYDHKAGMHSTPYRIYLLWLTFPPMLLLFLGKPFQLTIIYGVLGALFMPFLAGTLLFLLNSKSHMPAPHRSRWLSNTMLVLCLGLFVGVAANEMIGMFE, encoded by the coding sequence ATGGCTGCCAACGCGAGCTCTGGTGACAACGCGGTCCCGGAAGCCGGCAACGGCGTCCCGGAACCGACCTGGAAGGCGCGCCTCAAGCAGGTGGGGCCGGGTGTGATGGCCGCGGCGACCGGCGTCGGCGCGGGCGACCTGGTCGCGACCATGGTCGCGGGTGCCCGCTACGGCTACGCGCTGTTCTGGGCGGTGGTGCTGGGCACCGCGTTCAAGCTCGCGCTGGGCGAGGCCGTCGGGCGCTGGCACCTCGGCTCCAACCGCACGATGCTCTCGGGCTGGCGCACGCTCGGCCGGTGGGCGACCGGCTACTTCGGCGTCTACATCGTGGTCTGGGGCTTCATCTACGGCGCGACCGCGATGTCGGCGTCGGCGCTGCCGCTGAACGCGATGTTCCCGGTCCTGCCGGTCGGCGGCTGGGCGGTGGTGTGCGGGCTGGCCGGGCTCGGCCTGGTCTGGTTCGGCCGCTACGCCCTGCTCGAGAAGGTCATGACGGTGCTGGTCGGCGTCATGTTCGTGACCGTCGTGGGTACCGCGCTGATGGTGGGCCCGAACCTGCTCGAACTGACCAAGGGCCTCGCTCCGACGCTGCCGGAGGGCTCGGTGGCCTACGTGCTCGGCCTGATGGGCGGCGTGGGCGGCACCATCACGCTGGCCGCCTACGGCTACTGGACCTTCGCCAAGGGCTGGCGGTCGCCGAAGTGGATCCCGTTCATGCGCACCGACAACGCGGTCGGCTACATCACCACCGGGATCTTCGTGGTCGCGATGCTGGTGGTCGGGTCCGAGATCCTGCTCGGCCAGGAGCTGACCGAGAGCGACAAGGGACTGCTCACGCTCGGCGAGCGGCTGGCGGTGGACTACGGCCAGTGGGCTCGGATCCCGTTCCTGGTCGGCTTCTTCGCCGTCGCGTTCACCTCGGTGATCGGGGTGTGGAACGGCGTCAGCCTGCTGTTCGCCGACTGGTGGCGGACCTGGCGGATGCCGAAGGAGGCGCCGGAGGAGACCGCCGAGACCTACGACCACAAGGCCGGCATGCACAGCACGCCGTACCGGATCTACCTGCTGTGGCTGACCTTCCCGCCGATGCTGCTGCTGTTCCTCGGCAAGCCGTTCCAGCTCACGATCATCTACGGTGTGCTCGGCGCGCTGTTCATGCCGTTCCTGGCGGGCACCCTGCTCTTCCTGCTCAACTCGAAGTCGCACATGCCCGCGCCGCACCGGTCGCGGTGGCTGTCCAACACGATGCTCGTGCTGTGCCTGGGGCTGTTCGTCGGCGTGGCGGCGAACGAGATGATCGGCATGTTCGAGTGA
- a CDS encoding malonic semialdehyde reductase, whose product MTATDQAPALEIEQHVQDLLFREARTANTFSDEPVTDEQVRAIYDLVKWGPTSMNQQPLRVVLVRSDEAKQRLLPLMGEGNRDKTGKAPLVALLGTDTEFHEKLPRLFPHFPGARDVWTDDDFRTRHALLNASLQIGYFIVGVRAAGLAAGPMTGFDADAVTKEFFPEGQQALVAVNLGKPGPDAWFERLPRLDYDEVVTTV is encoded by the coding sequence ATGACGGCAACCGATCAGGCCCCCGCCCTGGAGATCGAGCAGCACGTCCAGGACCTGCTGTTCCGCGAGGCCCGCACCGCCAACACCTTCAGCGACGAGCCCGTCACCGACGAGCAGGTCCGCGCCATCTACGACCTGGTCAAGTGGGGCCCGACCTCGATGAACCAGCAGCCGTTGCGGGTCGTGCTGGTTCGCTCGGACGAGGCCAAGCAGCGGCTGCTGCCGCTGATGGGCGAGGGCAACCGCGACAAGACCGGCAAGGCGCCGCTGGTCGCGCTGCTGGGCACCGACACCGAGTTCCACGAGAAGCTGCCCCGGCTTTTCCCGCACTTCCCGGGGGCCCGGGACGTCTGGACCGACGACGACTTCCGCACCAGGCACGCGCTGCTGAACGCGAGCCTGCAGATCGGCTACTTCATCGTCGGCGTGCGCGCCGCCGGGCTGGCCGCGGGCCCGATGACCGGGTTCGACGCCGACGCGGTGACCAAGGAGTTCTTCCCCGAGGGCCAGCAGGCCCTGGTCGCGGTCAACCTCGGCAAGCCGGGGCCCGACGCCTGGTTCGAGCGGCTCCCGCGCCTGGACTACGACGAGGTCGTCACGACCGTCTGA
- a CDS encoding ribose-phosphate diphosphokinase gives MSATPKKSLKLFSGSSHPELAEEVAKQLDVTVTPQAAYKFANGEIFVRYDESVRGCDAFVIQSHCNPLNDAIMEQLIMVDALKRASAKRITVVMPFYGYARQDKKHKGREPISARLMADLFKTAGADRIMAVDLHTDQIQGFFDGPVDHLFAQKMLASYVRDTYHDQNITVVSPDSGRVRVAEKWADDLGGTPLAFIHKTRDPSKPNQVVANRVVGDVEGRLCVLVDDMIDTGGTITKATEQLLAAGAQDVIIASTHAVLSGPAVERLSSCGAKEVVLTNTLPIPEERRFDTLTVLSIAPLVAEAIHQVFEDGSVTSLFDGKA, from the coding sequence ATGTCTGCGACCCCGAAGAAGAGCCTCAAGCTCTTCTCCGGGAGCAGTCACCCGGAACTTGCCGAGGAGGTGGCCAAGCAGCTCGACGTAACGGTCACGCCCCAGGCCGCGTACAAGTTCGCCAACGGCGAGATCTTCGTCCGTTACGACGAGTCGGTGCGCGGCTGTGACGCGTTCGTCATCCAGTCGCACTGCAACCCGCTCAACGACGCCATCATGGAGCAGCTGATCATGGTGGACGCGCTCAAGCGCGCCAGCGCCAAGCGCATCACCGTGGTCATGCCGTTCTACGGCTACGCCCGCCAGGACAAGAAGCACAAGGGCCGCGAGCCGATCTCGGCGCGGCTGATGGCCGACCTGTTCAAGACCGCGGGCGCGGACCGGATCATGGCGGTGGACCTGCACACCGACCAGATCCAGGGCTTCTTCGACGGGCCGGTGGACCACCTGTTCGCGCAGAAGATGCTGGCCAGCTACGTGCGCGACACCTACCACGACCAGAACATCACCGTGGTCTCGCCGGACTCCGGCCGGGTTCGGGTCGCCGAGAAGTGGGCCGACGACCTCGGCGGCACGCCGCTGGCGTTCATCCACAAGACCCGCGACCCCAGCAAGCCCAACCAGGTCGTGGCCAACCGCGTCGTGGGTGACGTCGAGGGCAGGCTGTGCGTGCTGGTCGACGACATGATCGACACCGGCGGCACCATCACCAAGGCCACCGAGCAGCTGCTCGCGGCGGGCGCGCAGGACGTCATCATCGCCTCCACCCACGCGGTGCTGTCGGGCCCGGCGGTCGAGCGGCTGTCCTCGTGCGGCGCCAAGGAGGTCGTGCTGACCAACACGCTCCCCATCCCCGAGGAGCGGCGCTTCGACACGCTGACGGTGCTCTCGATCGCCCCGCTGGTCGCCGAGGCGATCCACCAGGTCTTCGAGGACGGCTCGGTCACCAGCCTCTTCGACGGCAAGGCCTGA
- the glmU gene encoding bifunctional UDP-N-acetylglucosamine diphosphorylase/glucosamine-1-phosphate N-acetyltransferase GlmU, protein MGENARPSAPSASGEPSASVSTVVLAAGEGTRMRSATPKVLHRLAGRPLVEHAVRAAAGIGPDELVVVLGHGRDAVGEHLKGVADSLDRDVRTVVQEEQLGTGHAVACGLEPLAGRLTGTVIVSYGDVPLLDSDTLRALLAEHRDAGNAVTVLSAVVEDPTGYGRLVRDAAGQVTGIVEQKDTSPEQAEITEINSGVYAFDAEVLSDALSRISTDNAQGELYLTDVLSIARSDGRPVGALVCSDPWLVEGVNDRVQLARLGAELNQRLLRHWMRQGVTVVDPASVWLDCDVELDRDVVLEPGVQLRGGTTVAEGATIGPETTLTGCTVHHGAKVVRTHGEGAEIGPGAAVGPFAYVRPGTRLAARGKIGTFVEVKNSRIGEGTKVPHLTYVGDATIGAYSNIGAATIFVNYDGVAKHPTVIGSHARTGADNTFVAPVEIGDGAYTAAGSTITQDVPPGAMAVARGRQRNIEGWVARRRPGTAADEAAQRAQADQRSETEVTTTNPTE, encoded by the coding sequence ATGGGCGAGAACGCCCGCCCCTCTGCCCCCAGTGCGTCCGGCGAGCCTTCGGCGAGCGTCAGCACGGTGGTGCTGGCCGCGGGCGAGGGCACGCGGATGCGTTCGGCCACGCCCAAGGTGCTGCACCGGCTCGCGGGCCGGCCGCTGGTCGAGCACGCGGTGCGGGCCGCCGCGGGCATCGGTCCCGACGAGCTGGTCGTCGTCCTCGGGCACGGCCGCGACGCCGTCGGCGAGCACCTCAAGGGCGTCGCCGACTCGCTGGACCGCGACGTCCGCACGGTGGTCCAGGAGGAGCAGCTCGGCACCGGCCACGCGGTCGCCTGCGGGCTCGAGCCGCTGGCGGGCCGGCTGACCGGCACCGTGATCGTCAGCTACGGCGACGTGCCGCTGCTCGACTCCGACACCCTGCGCGCCCTGCTGGCCGAGCACCGCGACGCTGGCAACGCGGTCACAGTGCTCTCCGCCGTCGTCGAGGACCCCACCGGCTACGGGCGGCTGGTCCGCGACGCCGCGGGCCAGGTCACCGGCATCGTCGAGCAGAAGGACACCAGCCCGGAGCAGGCGGAGATCACCGAGATCAACTCCGGTGTCTACGCCTTCGACGCCGAGGTGCTCTCCGACGCGCTGAGCAGGATCTCCACCGACAACGCGCAGGGCGAGCTCTACCTCACCGACGTGCTGTCCATCGCGCGTTCCGACGGCAGGCCGGTCGGCGCGCTGGTCTGCTCCGACCCGTGGCTGGTCGAGGGCGTCAACGACCGGGTGCAGCTGGCCCGGCTCGGCGCCGAGCTCAACCAGCGGCTGCTGCGGCACTGGATGCGCCAGGGCGTCACGGTCGTCGACCCGGCGTCGGTGTGGCTGGACTGCGACGTCGAGCTCGACCGCGACGTGGTGCTGGAGCCCGGCGTGCAGCTGCGCGGCGGCACCACGGTCGCGGAGGGCGCGACCATCGGCCCGGAGACGACGCTGACCGGCTGCACGGTGCACCACGGCGCGAAGGTCGTGCGCACCCACGGCGAAGGCGCCGAGATCGGCCCGGGCGCGGCGGTGGGTCCCTTCGCCTACGTGCGCCCCGGCACCCGGCTGGCGGCCAGGGGCAAGATCGGCACGTTCGTCGAGGTCAAGAACTCCCGGATCGGCGAAGGCACGAAGGTCCCGCACCTGACCTACGTCGGGGATGCGACCATCGGCGCGTACAGCAACATCGGTGCCGCGACGATCTTCGTCAACTACGACGGCGTGGCCAAGCACCCCACGGTGATCGGTTCGCACGCCCGCACCGGCGCGGACAACACGTTCGTCGCCCCGGTCGAGATCGGCGACGGCGCCTACACCGCCGCCGGTTCGACCATCACCCAGGACGTCCCCCCCGGCGCGATGGCGGTCGCGCGGGGGAGGCAACGCAACATCGAGGGCTGGGTGGCCAGGCGCCGCCCGGGTACCGCCGCCGACGAGGCCGCACAGCGGGCGCAAGCCGACCAGCGGTCGGAAACCGAAGTAACAACCACCAATCCGACAGAGTGA